A genomic segment from Rhinatrema bivittatum chromosome 19, aRhiBiv1.1, whole genome shotgun sequence encodes:
- the LOC115080195 gene encoding butyrophilin subfamily 1 member A1-like isoform X3, translated as MPRLKVLLQRFNLKLASKEFQKEGAATEKADSLIEDKRVHLTDVMGSALSIFVNDHQDRGIRVVCESTGWYPEPNVTWRREDGQSLTSLFETETKQQNDLFNVSTSLLLRTNQYRKVSCHMRNTVLNQEQELSISVSDAFFHRVSRWMISLSILLLSVLTPCGLLVALVVHHLRKESKERARLSADVQSLSAELEWRRCRSYAVAVTLDPETAYPTLILSEDRKSVGRGETRQDVPDVPQRFDYSCCVLGSERFTSGRHYWEVEVGEETGWEVGMCQDSVNRKREVRPSPEEGYCVVRQRNEGAYLACTSPSTPLPLSVRPRAVGILLDCEAGKVSFYNADEKSLLFTFTHTLTGTLLPFFYPYRIEGVLKIRAVPAWE; from the exons ATGCCACGTCTGAAAGTTTTACTACAGAGATTTAATCTTAAATTGGCCAGCAAGGAGTTCCAGAAGGAGGGGGCTGCCACAGAAAAAGCGGATTCTCTTATAGAGGATAAGCGAGTACATCTGACTGACG TTATGGGCAGTGCTCTGTCCATCTTTGTGAATGACCATCAGGACAGAGGAATAAGGGTTGTGTGCGAGTCTACAGGATGGTATCCGGAGCCAAACGTGACCTGGAGGCGAGAAGATGGGCAGAGTCTGACATCGTTATttgaaacagaaacaaaacagcaaaatgaTCTGTTCAACGTCAGCACTTCCCTGCTTCTGAGAACGAATCAGTACAGGAAGGTTTCCTGTCACATGAGAAACACCGTCCTGAACCAAGAGCAAGAATTGTCCATTTCTGTCTCAG ATGCGTTCTTCCACCGGGTCTCCCGTTGGATGATCTCACTCTCCATCCTTTTGCTGTCTGTGCTAACCCCCTGTGGTTTGCTGGTTGCTCTGGTTGTTCACCACTTGAGgaaggaaagcaaagagagag CACGGCTTTCTGCAGATGTCC aaTCTCTTTCTGCAGAACTTG aatggagaagatgccGTAGCTATGCAG TGGCTGTGACGCTGGACCCCGAGACTGCTTATCCAACTCTCATCCTGTCCGAGGATCGCAAAAGTGTGGGACGCGGGGAGACAAGACAGGACGTGCCCGACGTTCCCCAGAGATTTGATTATTCCTGCTGCGTGCTGGGGAGCGAGCGCTTCACCTCGGGGAGACATTACTGGGAGGTGGAGGTGGGAGAAGAGACTGGCTGGGAGGTGGGGATGTGCCAAGACTCTGTGAACAGGAAGCGAGAGGTCAGACCATCACCTGAAGAAGGGTACTGTGTAGTGAGGCAGAGGAATGAAGGTGCATACTTGGCCTGCACCTCCCCCAGCACACCCCTCCCCCTGAGCgtgagaccccgggcagtggggatccTCCTGGACTGCGAGGCGGGAAAGGTCTCCTTTTACAATGCAGATGAGAAATCTCTTCTCTTCACCTTCACCCACACCTTAACAGGGAcactcctgcctttcttctaccCTTATCGTATTGAAGGTGTTCTGAAGATCCGAGCAGTCCCAGCCTGGGAATGA
- the LOC115080195 gene encoding butyrophilin subfamily 1 member A1-like isoform X2, whose amino-acid sequence MDFPEFPGIRALSAVLFLFSHHFQNINAGLSAEHMQVRWFRTGFDSLVHLYENGMDQNQHQLPEYKGRTELIRADISNGSVSLRIRNVGLHDEGRYTCFFRFGTNYDEATLELKVAVMGSALSIFVNDHQDRGIRVVCESTGWYPEPNVTWRREDGQSLTSLFETETKQQNDLFNVSTSLLLRTNQYRKVSCHMRNTVLNQEQELSISVSDAFFHRVSRWMISLSILLLSVLTPCGLLVALVVHHLRKESKERARLSADVQSLSAELEWRRCRSYAVAVTLDPETAYPTLILSEDRKSVGRGETRQDVPDVPQRFDYSCCVLGSERFTSGRHYWEVEVGEETGWEVGMCQDSVNRKREVRPSPEEGYCVVRQRNEGAYLACTSPSTPLPLSVRPRAVGILLDCEAGKVSFYNADEKSLLFTFTHTLTGTLLPFFYPYRIEGVLKIRAVPAWE is encoded by the exons GCCTCAGCGCCGAGCACATGCAGGTGAGGTGGTTCCGAACCGGCTTCGATTCACTCGTGCACCTGTACGAAAATGGGATGGATCAGAACCAGCACCAGCTCCCAGAGTACAAAGGGAGGACGGAGCTGATCAGAGCTGACATCTCCAATGGAAGCGTTTCTTTGAGGATACGCAATGTTGGGCTGCATGATGAAGGACGCTACACGTGTTTCTTTCGATTTGGTACCAATTATGATGAAGCAACCTTGGAGCTGAAAGTAGCAG TTATGGGCAGTGCTCTGTCCATCTTTGTGAATGACCATCAGGACAGAGGAATAAGGGTTGTGTGCGAGTCTACAGGATGGTATCCGGAGCCAAACGTGACCTGGAGGCGAGAAGATGGGCAGAGTCTGACATCGTTATttgaaacagaaacaaaacagcaaaatgaTCTGTTCAACGTCAGCACTTCCCTGCTTCTGAGAACGAATCAGTACAGGAAGGTTTCCTGTCACATGAGAAACACCGTCCTGAACCAAGAGCAAGAATTGTCCATTTCTGTCTCAG ATGCGTTCTTCCACCGGGTCTCCCGTTGGATGATCTCACTCTCCATCCTTTTGCTGTCTGTGCTAACCCCCTGTGGTTTGCTGGTTGCTCTGGTTGTTCACCACTTGAGgaaggaaagcaaagagagag CACGGCTTTCTGCAGATGTCC aaTCTCTTTCTGCAGAACTTG aatggagaagatgccGTAGCTATGCAG TGGCTGTGACGCTGGACCCCGAGACTGCTTATCCAACTCTCATCCTGTCCGAGGATCGCAAAAGTGTGGGACGCGGGGAGACAAGACAGGACGTGCCCGACGTTCCCCAGAGATTTGATTATTCCTGCTGCGTGCTGGGGAGCGAGCGCTTCACCTCGGGGAGACATTACTGGGAGGTGGAGGTGGGAGAAGAGACTGGCTGGGAGGTGGGGATGTGCCAAGACTCTGTGAACAGGAAGCGAGAGGTCAGACCATCACCTGAAGAAGGGTACTGTGTAGTGAGGCAGAGGAATGAAGGTGCATACTTGGCCTGCACCTCCCCCAGCACACCCCTCCCCCTGAGCgtgagaccccgggcagtggggatccTCCTGGACTGCGAGGCGGGAAAGGTCTCCTTTTACAATGCAGATGAGAAATCTCTTCTCTTCACCTTCACCCACACCTTAACAGGGAcactcctgcctttcttctaccCTTATCGTATTGAAGGTGTTCTGAAGATCCGAGCAGTCCCAGCCTGGGAATGA
- the LOC115080195 gene encoding butyrophilin subfamily 1 member A1-like isoform X1 has translation MDFPEFPGIRALSAVLFLFSHHFQNINAELAERFNVIGPDRPVIAILGEDAVLPCHLSLGLSAEHMQVRWFRTGFDSLVHLYENGMDQNQHQLPEYKGRTELIRADISNGSVSLRIRNVGLHDEGRYTCFFRFGTNYDEATLELKVAVMGSALSIFVNDHQDRGIRVVCESTGWYPEPNVTWRREDGQSLTSLFETETKQQNDLFNVSTSLLLRTNQYRKVSCHMRNTVLNQEQELSISVSDAFFHRVSRWMISLSILLLSVLTPCGLLVALVVHHLRKESKERARLSADVQSLSAELEWRRCRSYAVAVTLDPETAYPTLILSEDRKSVGRGETRQDVPDVPQRFDYSCCVLGSERFTSGRHYWEVEVGEETGWEVGMCQDSVNRKREVRPSPEEGYCVVRQRNEGAYLACTSPSTPLPLSVRPRAVGILLDCEAGKVSFYNADEKSLLFTFTHTLTGTLLPFFYPYRIEGVLKIRAVPAWE, from the exons AATTAGCAGAAAGGTTTAACGTCATCGGCCCTGATCGCCCTGTGATTGCCATTCTGGGTGAAGATGCTGTGTTACCCTGCCACCTCTCCCTAGGCCTCAGCGCCGAGCACATGCAGGTGAGGTGGTTCCGAACCGGCTTCGATTCACTCGTGCACCTGTACGAAAATGGGATGGATCAGAACCAGCACCAGCTCCCAGAGTACAAAGGGAGGACGGAGCTGATCAGAGCTGACATCTCCAATGGAAGCGTTTCTTTGAGGATACGCAATGTTGGGCTGCATGATGAAGGACGCTACACGTGTTTCTTTCGATTTGGTACCAATTATGATGAAGCAACCTTGGAGCTGAAAGTAGCAG TTATGGGCAGTGCTCTGTCCATCTTTGTGAATGACCATCAGGACAGAGGAATAAGGGTTGTGTGCGAGTCTACAGGATGGTATCCGGAGCCAAACGTGACCTGGAGGCGAGAAGATGGGCAGAGTCTGACATCGTTATttgaaacagaaacaaaacagcaaaatgaTCTGTTCAACGTCAGCACTTCCCTGCTTCTGAGAACGAATCAGTACAGGAAGGTTTCCTGTCACATGAGAAACACCGTCCTGAACCAAGAGCAAGAATTGTCCATTTCTGTCTCAG ATGCGTTCTTCCACCGGGTCTCCCGTTGGATGATCTCACTCTCCATCCTTTTGCTGTCTGTGCTAACCCCCTGTGGTTTGCTGGTTGCTCTGGTTGTTCACCACTTGAGgaaggaaagcaaagagagag CACGGCTTTCTGCAGATGTCC aaTCTCTTTCTGCAGAACTTG aatggagaagatgccGTAGCTATGCAG TGGCTGTGACGCTGGACCCCGAGACTGCTTATCCAACTCTCATCCTGTCCGAGGATCGCAAAAGTGTGGGACGCGGGGAGACAAGACAGGACGTGCCCGACGTTCCCCAGAGATTTGATTATTCCTGCTGCGTGCTGGGGAGCGAGCGCTTCACCTCGGGGAGACATTACTGGGAGGTGGAGGTGGGAGAAGAGACTGGCTGGGAGGTGGGGATGTGCCAAGACTCTGTGAACAGGAAGCGAGAGGTCAGACCATCACCTGAAGAAGGGTACTGTGTAGTGAGGCAGAGGAATGAAGGTGCATACTTGGCCTGCACCTCCCCCAGCACACCCCTCCCCCTGAGCgtgagaccccgggcagtggggatccTCCTGGACTGCGAGGCGGGAAAGGTCTCCTTTTACAATGCAGATGAGAAATCTCTTCTCTTCACCTTCACCCACACCTTAACAGGGAcactcctgcctttcttctaccCTTATCGTATTGAAGGTGTTCTGAAGATCCGAGCAGTCCCAGCCTGGGAATGA